A single genomic interval of Aphidius gifuensis isolate YNYX2018 linkage group LG6, ASM1490517v1, whole genome shotgun sequence harbors:
- the LOC122859459 gene encoding protein PFC0760c-like yields MINTEKINHAEKEQLFNDVDQTIDVNDFLDDYSLAEIFMLLPIPDRMAMEEVCPKWKEACKLAWLNIKKYKCGHTIGHAYNDKLLTQSYVEKLLLRCGIYLNELSLSKICTSTIMPIVAENCKNLTRLEFAFNQRSKVNTDDYIQAFKKLDKLKYIRIEATFEKHETTNLNYKIFDCLPEEMNEIHLIHPRFMSRTPVLFNLKRYKNLHSLTLNGCTLDNIIEQISEQIPLVYLDLEKSSVTNNCMFKETYIFNQLVNLEYFYCFDDWDVITRSSPNTLFNTCKNIKYFNGLTDGSCGILPENLVNLKNLENFTISWKLTDDLSSREIVKHCKNLKYLHMKKEATKFFLQKLEKFKNLECLVYPLCNIDIDSINAIVNNCKQLKRLSTCTGSFPYCFENDVYDDYDYDDYEDYNEDDDDDNGCDDDNYNYSYDYDGGDYDNDSNDNTDYSDDDGNDNTDYSNDITHNRVPSTSILDELSKLEHLEYLNMRFELTLQDSSLIAIANKCKNLEYLNIECTLITLAGLNAITKITSLRRLNVSNNKCVTNSFLRKLKGLNSLNCNRCKKITDVGIIQFIKNCPELKYLSLRSTRMTINTIIAADRATKYRENNIVLHLHGCREELQTACRSIIKSKRLAIYYS; encoded by the exons atgataaatacagaaaaaatcaATCATGCTGAAAAAGAACAACTTTTTAATGATGTTGACCAAACAATAGACGTCAACGACTTCCTGGATGATTATTCATTAGCAGAAATATTTATGCTGTTGCCAATACCTGATAGAATGGCCATGGAAGAAG TTTGTCCAAAATGGAAAGAAGCCTGTAAACTTGCTTggttaaacattaaaaaatacaaatgtggcCATACAATTGGTCATGCTTATAATGACAAGTTGCTGACACAATCATACgtcgaaaaattattattacggtgtggtatttatttgaatgaattGTCTCTTTCAAAAATTTGCACCTCGACTATCATGCCAATAGTTGCTGAAAACTGTAAGAATTTAACAAGACTTGAGTTTGCATTCAACCAGAGATCAAAAGTCAATACTGATGACTACATTCAAGCTTTCAAGAAAttagataaattgaaatacatCAGAATAGAAGCAACTTTTGAAAAACATGAGACCACGaacttaaattataaaatatttgattgtcttccagaagaaatgaatgaaattcatttaattcatcCAAGATTCATGTCCAGGACACCTGTACTTTTC AATTTAAAAAGGTATAAAAATCTTCACAGCTTGACATTAAATGGCTGTACTTTAGATAATATTATAGAACAAATATCTGAACAAATACCACTTGTTTATCTTGATCTTGAAAAATCTTCGGTGACCAATAATTGCATGTTTAAAGaaacttatatatttaatcagcTTGTAAatttggaatatttttattgttttgatGATTGGGACGTTATTACTCGCAGTTCACCAAATACTCTTTTCAATACatgcaaaaatattaaatatttcaacggGTTAACTGATGGCTCATGTGGAATTTTACCTGAAAACTTGGTAAATCTTaaaaacttggaaaattttaCTATAAGCTGGAAACTTActgatgatttatcatcacGCGAAATTGTGAAACATTGCAAGAATTTGAAATACCTACATATGAAAAAAGAAGCCACCAAGTTTTTTCTGCagaaattggaaaaatttaaaaatcttgaatgtttGGTATATCCGTTATGTAACATCGATATTGACTCAATAAATGCAATTGTCAACAATTGTAAACAACTCAAACGTCTGAGTACGTGCACTGGTAGTTTTCCATATTGTTTTGAAAATGATGTctatgatgattatgattatgatgattatgaaGATTACAacgaggatgatgatgatgataatggttgtgatgatgataattataattatagttATGATTATGATGGTGGGGATTATGATAATGATAGTAATGATAATACTGATtatagtgatgatgatggtaatgaTAATACCGATTATAGTAATGATATTACTCATAATCGAGTTCCTTCTACAAGTATTTTggatgagttatcaaaattggaacatcttgaatatttgaatatgCGATTTGAGTTGACGCTTCAAGACAGTAGTCTTATTGCTATTGccaataaatgtaaaaatcttGAGTATCTGAATATAGAATGCACACTTATTACTCTAGCAGGTCTCAATGCCATAACCAAAATAACATCATTACGAAGATTGAATGTGAGCAATAACAAATGTGTTACAAACAGTTTTCTCAGAAAATTAAAAGGATTAAATTCTTTGAATTGTAacagatgtaaaaaaattactgatgttggtattattcaatttataaaaaattgtccagAACTTAAATATCTTTCTCTCAGATCCACTCGTATGACAATTAATACCATTATTGCTGCCGACCGAGCTACCAAATATCGtgaaaacaatattgttttgcATTTACATGGATGTCGTGAAGAGCTTCAAACAGCTTGTagatcaataattaaatctaaaCGGTTGgcaatatattattcataa
- the LOC122859463 gene encoding U4/U6 small nuclear ribonucleoprotein Prp3 has translation MSYLSKREVDDITPEIEDVVNRYLGFTEMDVVTTCVKCISKGCDKRKTADELSNLLDEQKAIKLTDKLFKVLDALKSSQRSKKRHHSDDRNKEKDSKKVKVDNDTISNNDNIESKEKINEIMKIAQRTLTERRMAIKATTKQEDLATAHSVSQARNNVQADRLSTYNHGLLSISDKARQLAVLQAQIQNKVNSGLLNKLPLMSTTSRSTTTPVDKPTPLILDESGRTVDITGKEVQLTQVVPTLKANIRAKKREEFRAQLQESKGPEEIEDTHFFDNRIGVKSAVRTKRAFKFHEPGKFQQIAEKLRLKVQLENLQNEISQIARKTGISSATKLALIAPKNEGLNEDVPNIEWWDSVILVNSYPTNCDDEVQIKISTITNLVEHPTQMRSPTDPLKPVYMQMFLTKQERKKLRRQNRRETWKEEQEKIRLGLEAPPEPKLRISNLMRVLGTEAVQDPTKIEAHVRQQIAKRLKVHEDANAARRLTADQKRDKKARKLKEDTSLGVHVSVYRVRDLVNNASKKFKVETNAKQYYLTGCVMLFRDCNVIVVEGGPKQLRKYNKLMMHRIKWEEDIIKDTDGIDVPNKCVLVWEGTSKQRHFNDFKMKLCPIEKMAREHFKKHQVEHYWDLAYNGAVLGNSDDTTT, from the exons ATGTCGTATTTATCGAAAAGAGAAGTTGATGATATAACTCCAGAAATTGAAGATGTTGTTAATAGATATCTTGGTTTTACTGAAATGGATGTTGTAACAACATGTGTCAAGTGTATATCAAAAGGATGTGATAAACGAAAAACTGCAG atGAACTATCAAATCTTCTTGACGAACAAAAAGCCATAAAATtaactgataaattatttaaagtacTTGATGCTTTAAAGTCTTCTCAAAGAAGTAAAAAACGTCATCATAGTGATGatagaaataaagaaaaagattcgaaaaaagtaaaagttgATAATGATACTATTAGTAATAACGATAATATTGAATctaaagaaaagataaatgaaataatgaaaatagcaCAGCGTACACTTACTGAAAGGCGAATGGCAATAAAAGCAACAACAAAGCAGGAAGACTTGGCAACAGCACACTCAGTATCTCAAGCACGTAATAATGTGCAAGCTGATAGATTATCAACGTATAATCATGGCTTATTGAGTATAAGTGATAAAGCACGTCAACTAGCTGTATTACAAGcacaaatacaaaataaagtaaattcaGGTTTACTCAATAAGTTACCATTGATGTCTACAACATCAagatcaacaacaacaccagtaGATAAACCAACACCATTGATACTTGATGAATCAGGACGTACTGTTGATATAACTGGTAAAGAAGTACAATTAACACAAGTTGTACCAACATTAAAAGCAAATATACGAGCAAAAAAACGTGAAGAATTTCGTGCACAATTACAAGAATCAAAAGGCCCAGAAGAAATTGAAGATAcacatttttttgacaatcGTATTGGTGTTAAATCAGCAGTACGTACTAAACGTGcatttaaatttcatgaaCCAGgtaaatttcaacaaattgCTGAAAAATTACGTTTAAAAGtacaattagaaaatttacaaaatgaaattaGTCAAATTGCTAGAAAAACAGGTATAAGTTCAGCAACAAAATTAGCATTAATTGCACCTAAAAATGAAGGTTTAAATGAAGATGTACCAAATATTGAATGGTGGGATTCAGTTATACTTGTTAATAGTTATCCAACAAATTGTGATGATGaagtacaaattaaaatatcaacaataacaaatttagTTGAACATCCAACACAAATGCGTTCACCAACTGATCCACTAAAACCAGTATATATGCAAATGTTCTTAACAAaacaagaaagaaaaaaattacgtcgACAAAATCGTCGTGAAACATGGAAAgaagaacaagaaaaaatacgtTTAGGATTAGAAGCACCACCAGAACCAAAATTacgtatatcaaatttaatgagAGTTTTGGGTACGGAAGCTGTTCAAGATCCAACTAAAATTGAAGCACATGTTAGACAACAAATAGCTAAAAGATTGAAAGTTCATGAAGATGCAAATGCTGCTCGTAGATTAACAGCTGATCAAAAACGAGATAAAAAagcaagaaaattaaaagaagacACATCATTAGGTGTTCATGTTTCTGTTTAtag AGTACGAGATTTAGTTAACAatgcatcaaaaaaatttaaagttgaaaCTAATgctaaacaatattatttaactggTTGTGTTATGCTGTTTCGTGATTGCAatgtaattgttgttgaaGGAGGTCCAAAACAAttgagaaaatataataaacttaTGATGCATCGTATTAAATGGGAAGAAGATATTATCAAGGACACTGATGGTATTGATGTGCCAAATAAATGTGTGTTAGTATGGGAAGGAACAAGTAAACAGCgtcattttaatgattttaaaatgaaacttTGTCCAATTGAAAAAATGGCTAGggaacattttaaaaaacatcaagTTGAACATTACTGGGATCTTGCATACAATGGAGCGGTTTTAGGTAACTCAGATGACACtacaacttaa